Proteins encoded in a region of the Nitrospira sp. genome:
- the bamD gene encoding outer membrane protein assembly factor BamD — MPRIQKNHHRQSRILTSGLLLISLLAIGCSSTPKEPAVAAGAKAVGGTDEQIFLGDTIEKNYDPNVIMKRGEAFFDKEEYAEALVEYNHFLDLHKSHVLAPYAAFKIGESHFKMAKSIDRDPEPLTKAITALERMRKDFPGSRYDAQAQQKIQECHEWLAQMHLFVGQFYYRRESYLAAAHRFEQIMKIYPDKPVAPDALYFLALSYHELGADDWAADNLTLLAEKYPTSKVAADGKSLMAKLGGKKSDTLIAKDPSATPFSDARPYASPSDRSDLPNIPSAASAFGALKLPSANALGQSFTACRLGAWC, encoded by the coding sequence TTGCCACGCATCCAGAAGAACCACCATCGTCAGTCCCGCATTCTGACCAGCGGCCTTCTGCTCATTTCATTGCTGGCCATTGGATGTTCCAGTACGCCCAAAGAGCCGGCCGTTGCGGCAGGGGCCAAGGCTGTCGGCGGCACCGATGAGCAGATCTTCCTCGGCGACACGATCGAGAAGAACTACGATCCGAACGTCATCATGAAGCGCGGCGAGGCCTTTTTCGACAAGGAAGAATACGCCGAAGCGCTCGTCGAATATAACCACTTCCTCGACCTGCATAAAAGTCATGTGCTCGCCCCCTACGCCGCTTTTAAGATAGGCGAGTCCCATTTCAAAATGGCAAAGTCCATCGATCGGGACCCTGAACCGCTGACCAAAGCCATCACGGCACTCGAGCGCATGCGCAAGGACTTTCCCGGCAGTCGATACGATGCCCAGGCGCAACAAAAGATCCAGGAATGCCACGAGTGGCTCGCCCAGATGCACCTCTTCGTCGGGCAGTTCTACTACCGCCGCGAGTCGTATTTAGCCGCCGCTCATCGATTCGAACAGATCATGAAGATCTATCCGGATAAACCGGTAGCCCCCGATGCCCTCTATTTCCTGGCTTTGAGTTATCATGAACTGGGGGCAGACGATTGGGCGGCCGACAACTTGACCTTACTGGCTGAAAAATATCCCACCAGCAAAGTGGCCGCCGACGGAAAGTCGTTGATGGCCAAGCTCGGTGGCAAGAAATCAGATACTCTGATCGCCAAAGACCCAAGCGCCACGCCTTTTTCGGATGCCCGCCCCTATGCCTCCCCAAGCGACAGATCCGATCTTCCCAACATCCCCAGTGCGGCCTCTGCATTCGGCGCACTCAAGCTACCCTCAGCCAATGCCCTGGGCCAATCCTTCACCGCCTGCCGTCTCGGCGCCTGGTGCTGA
- a CDS encoding cytochrome c biogenesis protein CcdA, translating to MPQISLLAAFSAGLLSFVSPCVLPLVPSYISYITGLSVEQLTDASERNKFKSAIILNALLFIGGFSTVFIAFGASASFLGQILITYQDHIRRIGGVMIIVFGLYLLGILNLNFLKVEHRYQFRNRPAGYLGSFFIGVAFAAGWTPCVGPVLGTILLYASTTDSLWSGVVLLACYSLGLGLPLFLTALGVDRFLAYFKEVRAYLWGVSTVSGVLLIVVGVMIYANSLTMITSFLERYGIGWYLSQ from the coding sequence ATGCCACAGATCTCTCTGCTCGCCGCGTTCTCAGCCGGTCTGCTGTCCTTCGTATCGCCGTGCGTGCTGCCGCTCGTGCCATCGTACATTTCCTACATCACCGGGCTCTCGGTCGAACAACTGACGGATGCGAGCGAACGGAACAAGTTCAAATCCGCCATCATTCTCAATGCGCTCCTGTTCATCGGCGGGTTTTCGACGGTATTCATCGCGTTCGGCGCCTCTGCCAGCTTTCTCGGGCAAATCCTGATCACCTATCAGGATCACATTCGCCGGATCGGCGGCGTGATGATCATTGTGTTCGGGCTCTATCTGCTGGGTATTCTGAATCTCAACTTCTTGAAGGTGGAGCACCGGTATCAGTTCCGCAATCGTCCGGCCGGCTATTTGGGGTCGTTCTTCATCGGAGTGGCGTTTGCTGCCGGATGGACGCCCTGCGTCGGCCCGGTGTTGGGTACGATTCTGCTTTACGCCAGCACGACCGATTCGCTCTGGAGCGGGGTGGTCTTGTTGGCGTGCTACTCCCTGGGGTTGGGCTTGCCGCTGTTTCTCACGGCGCTGGGAGTCGACCGTTTCCTGGCCTATTTTAAAGAGGTGCGCGCCTATCTCTGGGGCGTGTCAACGGTGAGCGGCGTGCTGCTCATTGTGGTGGGCGTCATGATCTACGCCAATTCCCTCACGATGATCACCAGCTTCCTTGAACGGTATGGCATCGGCTGGTACCTCAGCCAGTAG